The Nitrosospira lacus genome window below encodes:
- a CDS encoding Regulatory protein, RpfE type — protein MNLHLFIPSLFWPDASLPEIYRDLSLPGLENLLAKSLRIDDKSHEVEAWLCCAFGVSKQRDWPVAPITLETDGAGSVIAGDDYWVRADPVHLHIEHDQILLADSRVFRISMEEADQLTRLLNRHFEENGQEMVFMPLRPDRWYLRVTAIPPVETRLLSEVANKGLRELLPFGTNNKIWRGLFNEIQMLLHEHPLNQSREAHGEPAINGTWFWGGGILPQSMTSRYTHVWTDEVLAASLALASGADQLWLPPDAATWHQSAVSGNHLVVLDSLHGKSQYADAYGWRESLKELERNWFMPLWAMCRQGKFNQLTLTSTGSRNTQSFTLKRGDTRKFWRSTKLLADYAR, from the coding sequence ATGAATCTACATTTATTCATACCTTCCCTTTTCTGGCCGGATGCGTCCCTGCCCGAGATTTACCGCGATTTATCATTGCCCGGGTTGGAAAATCTGCTGGCAAAAAGTTTGCGCATTGACGATAAATCGCACGAGGTCGAAGCGTGGCTTTGCTGCGCTTTTGGCGTGTCAAAGCAGCGGGATTGGCCGGTGGCCCCCATTACCCTGGAAACCGATGGTGCGGGAAGCGTAATAGCTGGAGACGATTACTGGGTTCGTGCCGATCCCGTGCATCTGCACATAGAGCACGATCAAATCCTACTGGCTGACAGCCGTGTGTTTCGAATTTCGATGGAAGAAGCAGACCAGCTTACCCGTTTGCTTAACCGGCATTTTGAAGAAAATGGCCAGGAGATGGTATTTATGCCGCTGCGGCCTGATCGCTGGTATTTACGCGTGACGGCAATACCACCGGTGGAAACGCGTTTGCTCAGTGAGGTTGCCAATAAAGGACTGCGTGAATTATTGCCATTCGGCACGAACAATAAAATCTGGCGCGGCCTCTTCAACGAAATTCAGATGCTGCTGCATGAGCATCCGCTTAACCAGTCACGCGAGGCCCACGGCGAGCCAGCCATTAACGGCACCTGGTTCTGGGGCGGAGGAATCCTGCCGCAATCCATGACAAGTCGCTATACCCATGTATGGACCGATGAGGTTCTTGCCGCTTCCCTCGCATTGGCGTCCGGCGCTGACCAGCTATGGCTGCCGCCGGATGCGGCGACATGGCATCAATCCGCCGTGAGCGGCAATCATCTGGTCGTACTTGATTCCCTGCATGGAAAATCCCAGTATGCGGATGCCTATGGTTGGCGTGAGAGCTTAAAAGAATTGGAGCGTAACTGGTTCATGCCCTTATGGGCAATGTGCAGGCAAGGCAAATTCAATCAGCTAACGCTGACAAGTACCGGCAGCCGCAATACACAAAGTTTCACCCTTAAACGTGGTGATACGAGAAAATTCTGGCGTAGTACGAAATTACTTGCCGATTATGCTCGATGA
- a CDS encoding LuxR family transcriptional regulator, producing the protein MTDLSLFESLLNCNTVEELHTNTTAIIGQMGFEHFLYGVQVNTSLTRPYRFILSCYPEAWRKHYDEEGYAGIDPTVAHCARTTIPIIWKNEVFKGRKEARVRSEAKDSGLVSGASFSVHGGRGEAAMLSLATSRESREAQDDILATMGRAQLLTCYLHEAVQRIVLSQGPLPLKQISLTERERECLLWAAEGKTGWEIANIVSISERTVTFHLQNAAQKMGVVNRQQAISRALSMGLIAPCTIT; encoded by the coding sequence ATGACTGATTTAAGCCTGTTCGAATCGTTGCTAAATTGCAACACAGTGGAGGAATTGCATACCAATACGACGGCCATCATCGGCCAGATGGGTTTTGAGCATTTTCTTTACGGCGTGCAAGTGAATACTTCGCTTACCCGTCCTTATCGATTTATCCTCAGTTGTTATCCGGAAGCATGGCGCAAGCATTATGATGAAGAGGGTTATGCCGGTATCGATCCTACCGTGGCACATTGCGCCAGAACCACCATTCCCATTATCTGGAAAAACGAGGTTTTCAAGGGACGCAAGGAAGCCCGGGTAAGGAGCGAAGCAAAGGATTCCGGCCTGGTGAGCGGCGCCAGTTTCTCAGTACACGGCGGACGCGGGGAAGCCGCAATGCTGAGTCTTGCCACCTCACGGGAATCCCGCGAAGCACAGGATGACATTTTGGCGACGATGGGCCGTGCTCAACTGTTAACCTGTTATCTGCATGAGGCGGTGCAGCGTATCGTGCTTAGCCAAGGTCCCCTGCCCCTGAAGCAAATCAGCCTGACAGAGCGGGAAAGGGAATGTTTATTATGGGCGGCGGAAGGTAAAACGGGCTGGGAGATCGCCAACATCGTCAGTATTTCGGAGCGAACGGTGACTTTTCATCTCCAGAACGCAGCGCAGAAAATGGGGGTGGTCAACCGTCAGCAGGCAATCTCCCGCGCCCTCTCCATGGGGCTTATCGCGCCCTGCACTATTACGTGA
- the xth gene encoding exodeoxyribonuclease III, with amino-acid sequence MKIATWNVNSLKVRLPQVLDWLAANQPDVLCLQETKLQDENFPIAAIAAAGYQTIHTGQKTYNGVALLSKQPGTEVITAIPGFDDPQKRILSAIYGDMRVVCIYVPNGESIESEKYQYKLKWLAALNGWLRDMLSRHQKLVLLGDFNIAPEDCDVHDPKLWEGQVLFSLPERDAFREVLNLGLLDSFRLFDQPEKSYTWWDYRMMAFRRNMGLRIDHILLSDALAKLCTTCVIDKATRKLDRPSDHAPVMVELRTESSELETDL; translated from the coding sequence ATGAAAATTGCCACATGGAATGTCAATTCCCTCAAAGTACGCCTTCCACAGGTACTCGATTGGCTCGCGGCAAATCAACCCGATGTATTGTGTCTACAGGAAACCAAGCTGCAGGACGAGAATTTCCCCATAGCGGCAATTGCTGCGGCGGGATATCAGACAATCCATACCGGTCAAAAAACTTATAACGGCGTCGCCTTGCTCAGCAAGCAACCGGGCACCGAAGTTATTACGGCCATCCCCGGATTCGACGATCCTCAGAAACGCATCCTGTCGGCGATTTACGGGGATATGCGGGTCGTTTGCATCTATGTTCCCAATGGGGAGAGCATCGAGTCGGAAAAGTATCAATACAAGTTGAAATGGCTGGCCGCGCTCAATGGCTGGCTACGGGACATGTTAAGCAGACACCAGAAGCTGGTGCTGCTGGGTGACTTCAACATTGCGCCGGAAGACTGCGATGTGCATGACCCCAAATTATGGGAAGGGCAGGTGCTGTTCAGTCTGCCGGAGCGCGATGCGTTTCGCGAAGTACTCAACCTGGGTCTTCTGGACAGCTTTCGTTTGTTTGATCAGCCGGAAAAATCCTATACATGGTGGGACTACCGCATGATGGCGTTTCGCCGTAATATGGGCTTGCGAATAGACCATATTTTGCTGAGTGATGCGCTTGCAAAACTATGCACCACGTGTGTCATAGATAAGGCAACACGCAAGCTTGACCGGCCTTCCGATCATGCTCCCGTAATGGTGGAGCTCCGGACGGAGTCGTCGGAACTTGAAACAGATCTGTAA
- the folE gene encoding GTP cyclohydrolase I FolE — MTTPRDSEFGVADWQRLLRSIGEDPERQGLTDTPNRVARAWAHWMRGYKQDPATILKTFADGGECYDELIVVRQIPVYSHCEHHLAPFFGHATVGYLPSGHIVGLSKLTRLVNCFAARLQVQERLTQQIAQSLLEHLQPKAVGVIIRCRHMCMESRGIAVVGEETVTSAMLGDLKTNAAQRAEFLALAE; from the coding sequence ATGACCACTCCACGCGATTCAGAATTTGGCGTAGCCGACTGGCAACGGCTGTTGCGCTCAATTGGCGAGGACCCTGAACGTCAGGGCCTGACCGACACACCGAACCGGGTTGCCCGCGCCTGGGCGCATTGGATGCGAGGTTATAAGCAAGACCCGGCAACGATTCTCAAGACATTCGCCGATGGGGGTGAATGCTACGATGAATTGATTGTTGTCAGGCAGATACCGGTTTACTCGCATTGTGAGCACCATCTGGCGCCCTTCTTCGGCCATGCGACCGTTGGGTATCTTCCGAGCGGCCATATTGTCGGGCTATCGAAATTGACCCGGCTGGTCAACTGCTTTGCCGCACGGCTGCAGGTGCAGGAACGCCTGACGCAACAGATTGCGCAATCCCTGCTTGAGCATCTGCAACCCAAGGCGGTCGGTGTGATAATCCGGTGTCGTCACATGTGCATGGAGTCGCGCGGGATCGCGGTTGTGGGGGAAGAAACAGTCACGTCCGCAATGCTCGGCGATCTGAAGACGAACGCCGCTCAGCGAGCGGAGTTTCTGGCATTGGCAGAGTAG
- the recN gene encoding DNA repair protein RecN, producing the protein MLTFLTIRDFVIVDRMELEFVPGFTVLTGETGAGKSILIDALSLVLGERSDPGEVRNGCERAEISAEFDIREQPELGDWLRDNGFESNGDDSGICLMRRIVDIGGRSRGFINGYPATLQQLRTAGERLVDIHGQHAHQSMLRSDAQRDLLDAFSGSHELHRTTAEIYRRWQGLQQRRMAWEQNAAAFMQEREQLEWQVNEITALNFSLGEWQALQADHSRLAHAASLLEAAQMGLEALSEGESAALAQINSVISRLNNLLDCDTDLKTVLDLLESAQIQLQEGVYELGRYQQRLDLDPQRLQEMEERLSAIHATARKYRVTPEELPDLLRTVGGRLEELGQEDDGETLAREEAEARDEYFQLAKKLSEARRKAAIALAQQVTSAMQTMAMSGGEFSVALTPLEQGNAHGMEQIEFQVSAHQGLPLRPLAKVASGGELSRISLAIQVITSKLGAAPTLIFDEVDAGIGGRVAEIVGGLLKKLGTERQVMCITHLAQVAAAADHQWQVTKSVDPANGGKVSSRITVLEKQERVEEIARMLGGEQITETTRKHAAEMLRNG; encoded by the coding sequence ATGCTGACGTTTCTGACCATTCGGGATTTTGTCATTGTCGATCGCATGGAGCTGGAGTTCGTTCCCGGTTTTACGGTACTTACAGGCGAAACGGGGGCGGGAAAATCCATTCTGATTGATGCGCTTTCACTCGTTCTGGGTGAGCGCAGCGACCCCGGCGAGGTGCGAAATGGTTGCGAGCGTGCCGAAATCAGCGCGGAGTTCGACATTAGAGAACAGCCGGAGCTGGGAGACTGGTTGCGTGACAACGGATTTGAAAGTAATGGTGATGATAGCGGCATATGCCTGATGCGCAGGATTGTGGATATTGGCGGGCGGTCACGCGGTTTTATCAACGGATATCCCGCTACCTTGCAGCAACTACGCACGGCGGGTGAAAGGCTGGTGGATATTCATGGTCAGCATGCACATCAGTCCATGTTGCGCAGCGATGCGCAACGCGATCTGCTTGATGCATTCTCGGGCAGTCATGAGTTGCACCGGACTACGGCAGAAATTTATCGCCGCTGGCAGGGCTTGCAGCAGCGGCGCATGGCCTGGGAGCAGAATGCAGCCGCCTTCATGCAAGAGCGCGAGCAATTGGAGTGGCAAGTCAACGAAATTACCGCCTTGAACTTTTCACTTGGAGAATGGCAAGCGCTGCAAGCCGATCACAGTCGTCTGGCGCATGCGGCCAGCTTGCTTGAAGCGGCACAGATGGGGCTGGAAGCGCTGTCGGAAGGAGAATCGGCCGCGCTTGCGCAAATAAACTCGGTTATTTCGCGCCTGAACAATCTGCTTGATTGCGACACTGATCTTAAAACCGTGCTTGATTTACTCGAATCGGCGCAGATTCAGTTGCAGGAAGGCGTGTATGAACTGGGACGTTATCAGCAGCGACTCGATCTCGACCCGCAACGCTTGCAGGAAATGGAAGAACGGTTATCGGCGATCCACGCCACCGCCAGAAAATATCGTGTTACTCCCGAGGAATTGCCGGATCTGTTGAGAACAGTAGGAGGGCGCCTGGAAGAACTCGGCCAGGAGGATGACGGCGAAACGTTGGCGAGGGAAGAGGCGGAAGCCCGGGATGAATATTTCCAGCTTGCAAAAAAGCTGAGTGAGGCGAGAAGAAAGGCGGCTATAGCGCTTGCGCAGCAAGTTACCTCCGCAATGCAAACCATGGCGATGTCGGGTGGGGAATTTTCGGTGGCGCTGACCCCGCTTGAACAAGGTAATGCGCATGGCATGGAGCAAATCGAATTTCAGGTTTCAGCTCATCAGGGGTTGCCGCTTCGCCCGTTGGCAAAAGTGGCATCGGGTGGTGAATTGTCGCGAATCAGCCTGGCAATACAGGTTATCACCAGCAAGCTTGGTGCGGCGCCCACACTTATATTCGATGAGGTGGATGCAGGCATAGGCGGGCGCGTGGCCGAGATTGTGGGGGGGTTGCTCAAAAAACTGGGCACCGAACGTCAAGTCATGTGCATCACCCATCTCGCACAAGTCGCAGCGGCGGCAGACCACCAATGGCAGGTCACCAAATCGGTCGATCCAGCTAATGGAGGGAAAGTATCGAGTCGGATCACCGTGCTTGAAAAGCAGGAGCGAGTCGAAGAGATTGCCCGCATGCTGGGTGGCGAGCAGATCACCGAAACTACGCGTAAACACGCGGCCGAAATGTTGCGGAACGGGTGA
- a CDS encoding NAD kinase — protein MSSPFNTIALIGKHKNPEIAAPLLRLGRYLESRDVEVLVDCLTAANIAENAYPAVTMEEIGVRADLAIVLGGDGTMLNIARKLAPFDVPLVGINQGRLGFLTDLSIDSMVKTLGAMLDGQYVMERRMLLYVEVMRDNTCVFGALALNDVAVNRGVGGNMIEFEVRINGEYVYSLRSDGLIVATPTGSTAYALSAGGPILHPSLDLIALVPVSPHTLSNRPIVVEPDAIVEILMHRTAVARVHSDSHSHFDLREHDRVVVQRSPHEATLLHSADHSYYRMLREKLGWSGFPRNPV, from the coding sequence ATGAGTTCCCCGTTCAACACAATAGCGCTTATCGGCAAGCACAAGAATCCGGAGATTGCAGCTCCATTGCTGCGCCTGGGGCGATATCTGGAGAGCCGGGATGTGGAAGTTCTGGTGGATTGCCTTACCGCCGCGAATATAGCAGAAAACGCATATCCCGCCGTGACGATGGAGGAGATCGGCGTACGCGCCGATCTGGCGATTGTGCTGGGCGGAGATGGCACCATGCTCAATATTGCGCGAAAGCTGGCGCCTTTCGACGTGCCGTTGGTCGGTATCAATCAGGGCAGGCTCGGATTCCTTACGGATCTTTCCATCGATTCCATGGTGAAGACGCTTGGCGCCATGCTCGACGGCCAATATGTCATGGAACGGCGCATGCTGCTATATGTTGAAGTCATGCGCGATAATACATGCGTATTTGGCGCCCTGGCATTGAACGACGTCGCGGTGAACCGGGGGGTGGGTGGCAATATGATTGAGTTCGAGGTACGTATCAATGGCGAATACGTCTACTCGCTGCGTTCCGATGGTCTGATTGTGGCGACTCCAACCGGCTCTACCGCTTATGCGCTGTCGGCGGGCGGTCCGATTCTTCATCCCAGTCTGGATTTAATCGCGCTGGTCCCTGTCAGCCCGCATACACTGAGCAATCGGCCGATCGTGGTGGAACCTGATGCCATCGTGGAAATCCTGATGCATCGCACCGCGGTTGCTCGTGTTCACTCCGACAGCCATTCCCATTTCGACCTGCGGGAACATGACAGAGTGGTAGTGCAGCGCTCTCCCCACGAAGCAACCTTGCTGCATTCTGCCGATCACAGCTATTACCGAATGCTGCGCGAGAAACTTGGCTGGAGCGGTTTTCCGAGAAATCCGGTATGA
- the hrcA gene encoding heat-inducible transcriptional repressor HrcA has translation MLNQRAKILLKTLVERYISEGQPVGSRSLSKFSGLDLSPATIRNVMADLEEMGFVASPHTSAGRVPTHRGYRFFIDTLLVVKPLDVIEIHQLEDQLYPDHPSRLINSASQLLSELTRFAGVVVTPKRSSAVFRYIEFMALSEKRILLIIVTPEGDVQNRVLFTDRPYNQTELIEAGNFINQNYAGCTFDEIRVRLQSELKQLRHDMTNLMTAAIELGNEALQSNSEAVVVAGERKLLDVHDLASNMTSLKKLFDLFERKTVLLQLLEFSRKAEGVQIFIGDESGVLTLDEFSVVTAPYEVDGKVVGTVGVVGPTRMAYERIIPIVDATARLLSSALSHH, from the coding sequence ATGCTCAATCAACGCGCAAAAATTCTGCTCAAGACCCTGGTGGAACGGTATATCAGCGAAGGCCAGCCGGTAGGCTCCCGCTCGCTTTCCAAGTTTTCCGGCCTGGATCTGAGTCCAGCCACCATACGCAACGTGATGGCTGACCTCGAGGAGATGGGCTTCGTGGCCAGTCCCCATACTTCGGCCGGACGTGTGCCGACTCATCGAGGCTATCGTTTTTTTATCGATACGCTGCTGGTGGTCAAGCCCCTGGACGTTATCGAAATCCACCAGCTTGAAGACCAGTTGTACCCGGACCATCCTTCACGGTTGATCAATTCCGCGTCACAGTTGCTGTCGGAATTGACACGTTTCGCGGGCGTGGTGGTAACCCCCAAGCGCAGCAGCGCGGTGTTCCGTTATATCGAGTTCATGGCCTTGTCGGAGAAGCGCATTCTACTTATTATCGTCACGCCGGAGGGTGATGTTCAGAATCGCGTGCTGTTCACCGACAGGCCCTACAACCAGACGGAGCTGATTGAGGCGGGCAATTTCATTAATCAGAATTACGCCGGTTGCACCTTTGATGAAATCCGCGTTCGTCTTCAAAGCGAATTGAAGCAATTGCGCCACGATATGACCAATCTCATGACCGCAGCCATTGAGCTGGGTAACGAGGCACTCCAGTCAAATAGCGAAGCAGTAGTGGTCGCCGGCGAACGCAAGCTGCTGGATGTACATGATTTAGCCAGCAACATGACCAGCCTGAAGAAACTGTTTGATCTGTTCGAACGTAAAACCGTATTGCTGCAGTTGCTGGAATTCAGCCGCAAGGCGGAAGGTGTACAGATCTTCATTGGCGACGAGTCGGGTGTGTTGACGCTGGATGAATTCAGCGTAGTTACCGCACCTTACGAGGTAGACGGAAAAGTCGTGGGGACCGTGGGGGTCGTCGGCCCCACGCGCATGGCTTACGAACGTATCATTCCGATTGTGGATGCGACTGCCAGACTGCTCTCCAGTGCACTGTCGCACCACTAA
- the hemH gene encoding ferrochelatase gives MRIQDNLISPEPAYEHGTQDRTGILLVNLGTPDAPTAQALRPYLKQFLSNPRVIEISPWAWWPILNGIILNTRPKKSAEKYAQVWMPEGSPLKVHTERQTRLLRAALADRTHPAPMVEYAMSIGSPSIAEVLGRMKQHGCERILVLPLYPQYASSSTASAFDEIFAQLGKMRNTPALRTVKHYHDHPGYIAALARNVQDYWMKTGKPDKLVISFHGVPRFTLDKGDPYHCECQKTGRLLVEALELNADEYQICFQSRFGRTEWLRPYTAVTLEQLGKQGIRRVDTVCPGFVSDCLETLEEIAMEGKAIFIQAGGQEFHYIPCLNERDDWIQALADIALANLQGWLDLEHPEEQLTQSRQRALEMGAQR, from the coding sequence ATGAGAATTCAGGATAATTTGATTTCCCCCGAACCCGCTTATGAGCACGGCACCCAAGACCGGACGGGCATTCTGCTGGTCAATCTTGGCACGCCCGATGCCCCTACCGCTCAGGCGCTGCGGCCCTATCTCAAACAATTTCTGAGCAATCCACGAGTCATTGAAATATCGCCGTGGGCATGGTGGCCGATTCTGAACGGCATCATACTCAATACGCGGCCCAAAAAATCGGCGGAAAAATATGCACAGGTGTGGATGCCGGAAGGCTCGCCATTGAAAGTCCACACCGAGCGCCAGACCAGATTGCTGCGTGCCGCCCTGGCGGATCGCACTCATCCCGCGCCGATGGTTGAATATGCAATGAGCATTGGGAGCCCCTCCATAGCGGAAGTGCTGGGGCGAATGAAACAGCATGGTTGTGAACGCATCCTGGTGCTGCCGCTCTACCCCCAGTATGCCTCCAGTAGCACCGCCTCGGCCTTTGATGAAATCTTTGCGCAACTGGGAAAGATGCGTAACACGCCTGCCCTGCGCACGGTGAAGCATTATCACGACCATCCGGGCTACATCGCCGCGCTGGCGCGGAATGTACAGGATTACTGGATGAAAACCGGCAAGCCCGACAAGCTTGTAATAAGTTTTCACGGCGTGCCGCGCTTCACCCTGGACAAAGGCGATCCCTACCACTGCGAATGCCAGAAAACGGGACGATTGCTGGTGGAGGCGCTGGAACTCAACGCGGATGAATACCAGATTTGTTTTCAGTCACGCTTTGGACGGACGGAATGGTTAAGACCCTACACCGCAGTAACATTGGAACAACTCGGCAAACAAGGTATCCGGCGCGTGGATACCGTCTGTCCCGGCTTCGTTTCCGATTGCCTTGAAACCCTCGAAGAAATCGCCATGGAAGGCAAGGCCATCTTCATCCAAGCCGGTGGCCAAGAGTTTCATTACATTCCCTGCCTCAATGAACGCGACGACTGGATCCAGGCCCTGGCCGATATCGCACTTGCCAATTTGCAGGGATGGCTGGATCTGGAGCACCCGGAAGAACAACTGACCCAATCACGGCAGCGGGCGCTGGAAATGGGGGCTCAGAGGTAG
- a CDS encoding DedA family protein: MELLTTFIDIILHLDQHLIWLVQNYGSWIYLILFLIIFCETGLVVTPFLPGDSLLFVAGAIAASGAMDVQWLAAMLMLAAFCGDNTNYWIGRYFGPRIFSRADSRLLNRAHLEKTHQFYAKHGGKTIIFARFLPIVRTFAPFVAGVGRMVYPRFMAYSAFGSIFWISFFVFGGFFFGNVPIVKNNLTFFIFGIIIISILPGIIQFIRSRFGNGGQKA, encoded by the coding sequence TTGGAACTCCTTACGACTTTTATCGATATCATCCTGCATCTGGATCAGCATCTCATCTGGCTGGTGCAGAATTACGGCAGCTGGATTTACCTCATTCTGTTCCTGATAATCTTTTGTGAGACCGGGTTGGTGGTGACACCGTTCCTGCCGGGGGACTCGTTGCTGTTCGTGGCGGGTGCGATTGCCGCAAGCGGCGCCATGGACGTTCAATGGCTGGCGGCAATGCTGATGCTGGCCGCATTTTGCGGCGACAACACGAATTATTGGATCGGACGTTATTTCGGTCCCAGGATATTCAGCCGCGCGGATTCGCGATTATTGAATCGCGCTCATCTGGAAAAGACTCACCAGTTCTATGCAAAGCATGGCGGCAAGACCATTATCTTCGCGCGCTTTCTGCCCATCGTGCGCACTTTTGCGCCTTTCGTTGCCGGGGTTGGGCGTATGGTCTATCCGCGTTTCATGGCGTACAGCGCATTCGGCAGCATCTTCTGGATCAGTTTCTTTGTATTTGGCGGCTTTTTCTTCGGCAACGTGCCGATCGTCAAAAATAATCTGACCTTTTTCATTTTTGGGATCATTATCATTTCGATCTTGCCGGGCATTATTCAATTTATACGCAGCCGGTTTGGCAACGGGGGGCAGAAAGCTTAA
- the secF gene encoding protein translocase subunit SecF: MEFFRIKRDIPFMSWGKYTTTISLLTFIVSVFFLFTKGLNLGVDFTGGTVMEVGYTHSADINKVRNVLVKLGMPDVSVQNFGTSRDVLIRLPAKSDMSSAKLSETVIAALRQDDETAEIRRVEFVGPQVGKELVENGALALLIVSLGIVAYLAVRFEWKFGVSGIIANLHDVVIILGFFAFFQWEFSLTVLAAILAILGYSVNESVVIFDRIRENFRKMRKAPVAQVIDNAITRTMSRTIITHGSTQMVVISMLLFGGEALHYFALALTIGILFGIYSSVLVASPLLMLLGVSREDIVKPEKKKEEAEAVP, from the coding sequence ATGGAATTTTTCAGAATCAAGCGCGACATCCCCTTCATGAGTTGGGGGAAATATACCACCACCATTTCGTTGCTGACTTTTATTGTGTCGGTATTTTTTCTCTTTACCAAGGGTCTGAATCTGGGTGTGGATTTTACCGGCGGCACGGTAATGGAGGTCGGCTATACCCATTCGGCGGACATCAACAAGGTACGGAATGTACTCGTGAAACTGGGGATGCCGGATGTCAGCGTACAGAATTTCGGCACATCCCGGGATGTGCTGATAAGACTGCCTGCCAAGTCGGATATGTCAAGCGCCAAGTTGTCCGAAACAGTCATTGCCGCCCTGCGTCAGGATGACGAAACCGCAGAGATACGCCGGGTGGAGTTTGTCGGCCCCCAAGTGGGCAAAGAGTTGGTCGAGAACGGTGCGCTGGCGTTACTGATCGTGTCGCTGGGTATCGTGGCTTATCTGGCGGTACGTTTCGAGTGGAAATTCGGTGTCTCCGGGATCATCGCCAACCTTCATGACGTCGTGATCATTCTGGGTTTCTTTGCTTTTTTCCAATGGGAGTTCTCGCTCACCGTGCTGGCGGCCATATTGGCAATTCTTGGCTATTCGGTAAATGAATCGGTGGTGATATTCGACCGGATACGGGAAAATTTCCGCAAGATGCGCAAGGCCCCTGTGGCGCAGGTCATAGATAATGCAATTACCCGCACCATGTCGCGCACCATTATCACCCATGGCAGTACGCAAATGGTCGTAATTTCCATGCTGTTGTTCGGCGGCGAGGCGCTGCATTACTTTGCGTTGGCGCTGACTATCGGCATCCTGTTTGGCATTTATTCCTCGGTGCTGGTGGCAAGCCCTCTCCTCATGTTGCTGGGTGTCTCGCGCGAGGATATTGTCAAGCCGGAAAAAAAGAAGGAAGAGGCGGAAGCGGTACCTTGA